In the Streptomyces sp. NBC_00193 genome, CGGAGGTGGCCGACACCTCGGTGGTGCGGCTGCTGGAGGCGACCCTCGCGCGCCTCTGACCGCGCTGGATGCGCGAAGGGGGCGGGCCGCATCGGGCCCGCCCCCTTCGTGTGCGCCGGACGGCTAGTTCCAGGCGTTGTTCTGGTTCTGCGCGTGGGCGCCGTGCTGGCCCATGCCGAACTGCGCGGCCGCGCCCTGCCCGATCTGGGCGTTCTGCGGCGGGAGCGCCTCGCTGGGCTGGACCAGGGCGAAGCCGGTGCCGAGGAAGCTCAGCTCCCAGCCCTCGCCGGTGTTGCCGCGCCGCCGCCAGACGCCGGTGGAGTGCGTCTGGGCCTGCATCTGCACGCGCAGCGAGGTGGACCAGGCGACGATGGCGTCCGCGTCGGCGTTGACGTACTTGTCTGGCGTGACCTGCATCATCAGCGGCTGCCCGGAGGTCATCAGCGCGACCTTGCCGCGGCCGGTGATGTTGAGCTGGTACTTGCCGGAGCCGGAGATCCCGTACTGGCTGTCCACCGCGATGGCCTCGGTGTGCAGGGTCGAGTCCAGGGCCAGCACGTAGCTGCTGTCGACCGTGAGGCCGTCCTGGTCCACGTCCACGACGTGGACGTACTGCGCCAGGTTGGCCAGGTAGACCGTGCCCTGTCCGGAGCAGCGCATCAGGTCGAGGCCCTCACCGGTGCGGGCGCGGGCATTGCGCTGGGTGGTGCTCTGGTACTCGCCGTCGAAGTCGATGATCCCCTGGTAGGCGACCATCGCGCCCTTGCGGGCGAGCACGTCGTCGGAGCCGCTCAGCGAGACCCGCAGCAGCTGCGGGTTCTGGACGGCGTACCGCTCCTGGGTCTGCGCCTCGGCGTGGGCGAAAAGTGAGCTCTGCATGGTGTGTCTTCTCCCCCTCAGCCCCGGGCCCGGAGCCGGTCGGTGCTGTCCTCGCTGGGCTGTACGACGACGATGCCCTGGCCGGAGAAGGCCATCTGGTAGGCCTCCCCGCTGCCCCGGCCGATCATCGACGAGGCCTTGAAGCTGCGCTTGCCCTTGACCTTGAGGTTCGGGGACCAGGCGACGAGCGCGTCGGGGTCGACGTACGTCTCGTCCTCGCCGCGGCCGCAGTCGACCACGATCGGCGTGCCGCGCGAGGTGATCGCGACCCAGCCGGTGCCGGCGACCGACACGTTGAACAGGCCCTGGCCGGCGAACTTGGCCATGCCCTTGACCCGCTCGACACCCCACTGGAGGTGCGCGTCGAAGGCGAGCAGGTTGGTGCCGTTGACGGAGAGCGAGTCGTTGTTGAGGTTGATCACGACGACGTCCGCGCCGTAGTCGGCGAGGTAGAGCAGGCCGTCGCCGGAAGCCTTCATCAGCGGGGCGCCTTCGCCGGTGAGCCACTGCGAGGCCATCTGGCGGACGGCCGGCGGGTTGGGCTCGTACTGCACGAAGCCTTCGTAGGCGACCATCGATCCGGTGCGCGCGAAGAGGTCCTGGCCGCTCTGCATGGCGACCTTGAGCATCGCGCGGCCGTGGTTCTCCATGCGGGCCGTGACGGGGGTCGGGGCGTAGCCCGCGAGCTGCTGGTTCATTGCGTTCATGGCATTCATGTGGGGCTCCCTCAGACCTCGTACGGCTGGACGACGATGAAGTTGCCGGGAGCGCCGCGGAACTGGAGGTTCACGGTCTCCCCGCTGTGACCGGGGTAGGCGTTGCGGCGCAGCCGGACCTGGCTGGAAATGATCACCTGGGCGGCCGAGGACCACGCGACGATGGCGTTGCTGTCCGCGAAGGTGGTCGGGGTGACGGGCAGGACGACGGGCACGCCGTGCGTCTTGACGATCACCGTGCCGGTGCCCTGGAACTGCATGGTGAACAGGGCGCCGCCCGGGATGCCGTGGCCCTCGATGCGGCGGATCTCGTGCTGGAGCGACTCGTCGAAGGCGAGGACGTTCTCGGCGGAGACGCAGATGCCGTCGCCCTGGAGCTCGATGGCGTGCAGGTGGGCGCCGTTCTCCGCGAGGAAGATCTGCCCGCGGCCGGAACAGCGCATCAGCTGCATCTCCTGGCCGGTGGCGTTGCCGACGACGCGGCCGGCGAAGCCCGCGCCCTTGTAGCTGAAGTCGACCTTGCCCTGGTAGAGCACCATGCTGCCCTGGCGGGCGAGGACGGCCTGGCCGCCCATGGCCAGGTCGACGCGCATGAGCTGCTGGTTCTGCGGGGTCCAGCGGGCGCCGGTGGGGGCTTCCTTGTACGGCTGGAGGGCGGCGGCGAGTCCGGCGCCGGCGGCGGGCACCGCCTGCGGGGGCTGGCCGTACCCCTGGGGCTGCTGGCCGAAGCCGGGCGGCTGCTGGCCGTACGGGGGCTGCTGCTGGCCGGGGACCTGGCCGTACGAGGGCTGCGGCTGCTGCCCGTACGGCGCGGGGGCCGGGGCGGGCGGCGGAACCTGCCCGTAGGGCGCGGGGGCGGCCGGGGCCAGGGGGGCGCCCATCGGTGCGGCCATGGTGGGGGCCGCGTGGACGGGCTGCTGGTACGGCGCGGGGGCCGGGGCCTGTGCCGGGGCGGGGGCCTGGGCGGGCGCCGGGGCCTGGGGCGGCGCGCCGAAGGAGGGCGCCGGGGCCGGGGGCTGCGCCTGGACGGGAGCGCCGAAGGAGGGCGCCGGAGCGGCGGCCTGCGGGGGCGGGGCGAAGCCGGGCGCACCGGCCGGAGCCTGCGCCTGCGGCGCGGGCTGCTCCTCCTCGGCGACCTCGCCGCCGAAGTTCTGGAGCAGCGCGGCGAGTCCGCCGTCGAAGCCCTGGCCGACGGCGGCGAAGCGCCATACGTCCTTGAGGTAGAAGTCGCCGATCATCAGCGCGCGCTCGGTGCTGAACTCCGAGCCCGAGAAGGAGTACCGGACGACCTCCTCGCCGCCCGCCACGACGCGGATGTAGCCGGGGCCGATCTGCGACATCTGCCCGGCGCCGTCGATCGAGGCGGCGAAGGAGAGCTTGTGGATGTTGGCCGGAATGCGGTCCAGGGTCACCCGGAAGGATTCCGTGTCGCCGGCCTGCGCGCCGAGCTGCTGGATGGACTCCTCCGGCGACTTCGGCTGGTTGAAGAAGACGAAGTAGCGGTCGTCCGAAAGCTGTTCGTTGGCGTCGAGGCCGAAGCAGCTGATGTCGATGGCGAGCCCGGGCCCGGCGATCTGGACACCCACGTAGAGGTCCGTGCCCGCCGTCAGATCACTGATTTTGGCCTTGTGACCGCGTTGGAATTCCCTGGCCATACGTAAGACCGTCCCCCATCCCGACTGTGAATGCGTGCCGCTCAGGCTAACGCCAACCTCGGACATCCGGCCAAGTCGGTACCGACCCGGTACATATCACGAGGTGTGACATGGCGGGGTTATAGCGGACAAATGCGGATCATTCCTCGCGGGCGGCGGGGACTTTCGGAAGGCGCTCGGCGGCGACGACCCCTTCGAGGTACCCGCGCGCCCGCTCGGTGCGCGGATACGCCTCCAGCAGTTCCCAGAAACCGGGGCCGTGCCCGGGCACGAGGAGGTGCGCCAGCTCGTGCAGCAGCACGTAGTCGACGACGTACTCCGGCATGCCCTGGATGCGGTGCGAGAGCCGGATGCTGCCTTCGGCCGGGGTGCAGGAGCCCCAGCGGGTGTTCTGGTTGGTGACCCAGCGGACCGTGCGGGGGCGGGCCCGGCCGCCGAAGTACTGCTCGGACAAACGCTCGGCGCGCTCGGCGAGTTCCGCGTCCCCGAAGGTGCGCTTGCTCTCCTGCGCCGCGAGCTTGTCGAGCATGACGCCCACCCAGCGCTGCTCCTCCGCCTCGGACATCCGGGCAGGGATGAGGACGACCGTACGATCACCCTCGCGGTAGGCGGATACGGTCCTGCGGCGGCGCGCGCTCCGGCGGACTTCGACGGCGCGCTTCGGTGGATCGGCGGACACGCCATGACGGTACCCGGTCGCCGCGGCGGAAGTCCCGCCCTCCCGGGGTCGAACACGAACCGTTGCGCAGTCGGCGGCACCGGCGCCCCAAGGAACGCTAGCCATTCATTTCATATACCTAATACCCCTCACCTGTGGACAAAATTGAGCAGGTCTTTCCTCGGACGGGCAATCTTGCGGAAAGCGACGCGGCCTCAGGGAATGCGGCGCGTGAATCGAACCGCGAATCGAGGGAGGACCGCGATGTATCCGAAGGTGAAGCCGGCGCTGGCACGGGCCTGGCGGGATCTGCAGACGGTGCAATTCGGTGTGACGCCCGCCCACGCGGTGGTGCTCGGGCCGGTGGACACGGCGACGGGCTCGCTCCTCGACCTGATCGACGGGACGCGGGGCATGGAGCTGCTCCGGTCGGAGGGCAAGACGATGGGGCTCCCGGACGGCCGGGTCGACGAGGTGGTGCGGAGGCTGGCGGCGGCCGGGCTGCTCGACGACGCCACCGCGGGCGGCCCCCGCGCCCAGGCGGTGCGGGACCGGCCGGAGGCCCTCGAGCGGCTCGGCCCGGACCTGGGGTCGCTGTCCTTGGTCCGCCCCCGGCCGGGCGGGGACTTGCAGGGTGTCGCCGCCCGGCGGGTGATACGGGTTCAGGTGCGCGGGAGCGGCAGGGTGGGCGCGGTGATCGCCTCGGTCCTGGCGGGAGCGGGCATCGGCCGGGTCGAGGTGCTCGACGGGGGCCGCACGCAGCCAGCGGACGTGGCGCCCGGCGGCCTGGGCCCCGGCAGCGTGGGACGGCTGCGCGCCGAGGCCGCGCGGACGGCGGTCCGCGAGGCGGCCCCCGGACGCGGGCCGCGGACCGGGGAGAGCGAGGGCCCGGAGCCGGGGCTCGCCCTGGTGGTGGTCGCACCCCGCGACGGCCTGCAGTCCTGGGCCCCCGATCCGCAGACGGCTGCCGACTGGGTCGGCACCGGCACCCCTCACCTCTACGCGGGGGTCCTGGAGGGCACCGGGCTGGTGGGACCGCTGGTCCTGCCCGGAGCCACCGCGTGCGCCGGCTGCATGGAGCGCGACCGGATCGATCGGGACCCGGCCTGGCCGCGCATGCTGGTCCAGTGGCGCTCGGCCCACCGCCGGCGCACCGCCGCCGCCTGCGACCTGGGCCTGTCCACCGCAGTGGCCGGCCTGGCCGCGGCCCACGCCCTGTCCTTCCTCGACGGCGAACTCCCCGCCTCCACCGCCACCCGCTGGGAGGCCGCCCTCCCGTCCCTCCACTGGGAGTCCACCCCGGTCCACCCCCACCCCGACTGCCCGTGCGAGGCGGCGAAGGTCCCGGCGGGGCAGGGGGTGGGGACATGAGGGGGCTAGGCCGTCTCTTCGACGATCCGGCAGAACCGCTCGATGCGGGGCCCGGCCGAGGGGATCACGGGGGCGAGGCTGCGGAGGTTGATGACCAGCGCGCTCAGCTGCCCGGGGGCCGGAGTTTCCGCGAGAAACTCCGCGAGGCGCTGCTCGGCCTGCTCCCAATGCGGCCACAGGCAGTGGGCGAGCAGGAGGCTGTCTGCTTCGAGGACGCCGGGGACTTCGGCGTCCGGAGAGCTCCGCAGTTCCACCACGCGCGTCAGGTGGTGGTCACGGTCCGGGTGCCGGAGTGCGGTCTTGACCACGGCCATCTCGTAGTGCGTCCACGCGTCATCGGGATCGAGCTCGATGGAACGGGCGAGGTCGGCAAGCGCCTCGTCGTAGTGGCTGAGCAGTCGGTGGAGCAGGCCACGGGCGGTGAGTGTGGAGGCGCTGGCGGGAAGGAGCTCGACCGCACGGTCGTAGTCGGCCAGGGCTTCCCCGTACGCGCCGAGCATGCGGTGGCAGTCCCCCCTCCGTCTGATGCCCCAGCCCCGCTCATGGCTGGTCTCTTGAAGGCGGTCGTAATCCGCGAGAGCCAACTCGAACCGGCCGAGCCTCACCCACGTCATCGCGCGCGCGAGGAACGTCAACGGCAGGTCCGGCTCGTGGGCGATGGCGTGCCCGAATTCGTTCAGGGCCTCGTCGTACCGTTCCAGCGACAGGAAGACCTCGCCGCGGCCTGTGTGGGCCCAGCCAGAGCCCGGATCGAGCTCGACCGCCCTGGTGTAGTCCGCGAGCGCATCCTCGTGCTGCCCCAGTTTGCGGTGCGCGTCGGCCTTCAAGGTGAGGGTCCAGGCGTCGCCGGGCCTCAGTTGGACCGCCCGCGTGAGGTCGGCCAGGGCCTCTTCGTGCCGCTCCAGCTTCCGCAGCGCGATCCCGCGGCGGATGAAGACCCAGCCGTCGTCAGGAGAAAGCTCAATGGCCTGCCGGTAATCGTCGAACGCCTCCTCGTGGCGCCCCATCGACTCCAGGGTGACCGCTCGCTCGCTCAAGATCGATGCTCTGTCTGCGGGTTGACCGGCGAGCGCCCACGTGAAGTCGGCAAGGGATTCCTCGTAGCGGGCCATGGACTGATAGGTGATTCCGCGGCGGCGGAGCACCGTCGGATCTTCCGGGAGGAGCGCGAGCGCGAGGTCGAAGTCGGCGAGGGCCGCCTCGAAGCTGTCGGCCCAGTGGTGCAGCATCCCCCGGTTGACCAGGCTGGAGACCCGGCTCGGATCGAGCTCGATGGCCCGGGTGTAGTCCGCGATCGCCGCATCGCCGCTCGATGTGAGCATGTGGGTAAGGGCCCGTCCGAAGTAGGCGCGCTCAGCCTGGGGGTTCACCGTGATGGCATCGGTGTAGTCGGTCAGGGCCTGTGCGTACTCCTCGGCGCGGCGGTGGTCCCGGCCGCGCAGGGTCAGAGCCAGGGCCCGGCCTTCGGTGGCGAGCCCGGCTCGGGTCAGGAGCAGCGTCATCGCCGCGTTGGCCGGGGCCGGCTGGTCCAGGGCCGTGCCGAGGTCCTGGGACCAGCGGGTCAGGGCCGGAGAGTCCGTGTCGCGGGCCGCGGCGGCCAGGGTCGTGGTCCAGCGGCGGAGGGTGGTGATGCCGTGGTCGTAGGCGTCGACCAGGTCGCGGAGCATGGGCGGGAGGGCGGTTCGGGGGTCCGCGCAGAGGCGGTGGTAGGCCTCTTGCAGGCGGTGGCCGCGCCAGGTCTCGTCCGACCACCACCCCTCCGACGGGGTCGGGGCCGACTCCAAGCGCTCGCGGCGCCTCCGGAAGGCATCGGCCAGCCGGGTGTGGAGCTGCTCCCAGCGGATCGGGGACTGCCTGCGCTGCAGGCGCAGCATCGCACCGCGGACCACCTCGTGGTAGCGGCAGTGGCCCGAGCGGTCGGTGACGAAGGGCATCGACCGGAGCCAGCCGAAGAGTTCGGCCGCCTCCTCCTCGACGGCCGACCGGTAGACGTCCTCGTCCAGCTCCTGCGGGAACGCGCAGGCCAGGGCGGCGGCACGGCGGGCGGGGTCGGGCACCCACTTGAGGAACCGCTCGACGGCGGTGCCGCTGGGGTCCCCGATCTCCTCCACCTCCTCCACCGTGCCCGGCTGTGTCTCGGCCAGGGTGGAGACCAGGACCGGAAGGCGTCCGGACAGGCGCAGGATCACCTCGACGACCCGCTCGTCGGTGACTCCCTTTCCGGTGAGGAGGCGGCGTGCCTCGGTCTCGGTGAAGATCTCCAGCGGCCAGTCGGTGACCAGGTCGTGCCAGTCCTCCCAGGTGCGGGCGGTCAGCTTCGACTGCCCGGCCAGGACGACCAGCACGTTCGCGGGGAACTCCCCGTGGCGTTCGCTGCCGAGCACGTCGCGGAGCCAGGTGTCCAGCATGGGTCCGGTGCGCTCGTACGTGTCGAAGAACAGCACGATCCACGGGTGCTTGCGGGCCACCTCGGCGAGCTCTTCGAGGAACACCGGGGTCAGCGCGTCCAGCGGGGAGAGGACCAGCTCGACGTCGCCGTGGTTGCGCAGGCGGCTGCTGAGGAGGGCCTTGACCCGGTCGGCGCCGGCGGCGACCTGGTTCGGGTCCACGGCTCCGGTGAAGGCGCCGACTCCCGGGATCATCCCGAGTCCGACCAGGCCCAGCTGCGAGGCGACCACGCTGGACGGGGACGGCGGCGGGGCGCCTCCCGCCGCCGGGTCGGTCCCCGCCACGGCCGCGAGGGCTCCCGCGTCGGCCTCGTGCCGGCGCTGGCGGTAGGTGGCCAGCAGCTTGTCGAAGCCCTTCAGCACCAGGCCCTGCTGGGCGAACTGGGCGCTGATGACTTCCATGGTCTCGACGACGTCCGCGACCGACTCGTCCGCGTACGCGGTGACCGCCGCGCCCTCGCGGGCGATGGTCTCCAGGTGCCGGACCAGGGTCGACTTTCCGACTCCGGCCGGGCCCCGGACGTGGAAGAGGAACTGCGCCGCCTCCTCCGGGGGCTGGCGCAGGGCGTCGCGGAAGGCGTTCACCTCGCTCTGTCTGCCGATGAAGCCGCCGGAACGGCGTCGCCGGATCAGCTCCTGCCTCGAAGGTCCCCGTCCCGCCATCCCCCAGCACCTCCACCACCCGAACGCGGCCCGCCGTCCGTCCATGCTGGCCCACCGGGGCGGCCGTCGTCCGCCGACCGGTGGATTCCCGCCTCGCGCCGGGCTGGAGCGGCAGGGTATGCGGAGGGGGCGCGGGCCGGGGGTCATGACAGGATGCTTTTGGCCGGGAAGGCCTTCGGGGGGCTCCCCCGGACGGCCGCTTGCGGCTCAGCTGTCTGGGAATTGGAGGGGCGCATGTCTGATCTTCCCCGGAAGGCGGTCACCCGTACCGTCAAGCTGGCCGCGCTGCCGCTCGGCATAGCGGGCCGGGCCACTTGGGGGCTCGGCAAGCGGATCGGCGGCAAGTCGGCGGAGATAGTGGCGCGCGAGCTCCAGCAGCGCACCGCCGAGCAGCTGTTCCGCGTGCTGGGAGAGCTGAAGGGGGGCGCCATGAAGTTCGGCCAGGCGCTCTCGGTCTTCGAGTCGGCGCTGCCCGAGGAGGTCGCCGGGCCCTACAGGGCCGCGCTGACGAAGCTTCAGGAGGCGGCCCCGCCGCTGCCCGCGGCCACCGTGCACCAGGTGTTGTCGGAGCGGCTCGGCGCGGACTGGCGGGATCTGTTCGAGGAGTTCGAGGACAAGCCCGCGGCGGCTGCCTCGATCGGGCAGGTGCACCGGGCGGTGTGGCACGACGGCCGCCAGGTGGCGGTCAAGGTCCAGTACCCGGGGGCCGGCGAGGCCCTGCTGTCGGACCTGAAGCAGCTGAGCCGGTTCGCGGGACTGCTGGGGCCGCTCATCCCGGGCATGGACATCAAGCCCTTGATCAAGGAGCTGCGCGACCGGGTCTCGGAGGAGCTGGACTACGAGCTGGAGGCCGAGGCCCAGCGGACGCACGCGGACGCCTTCGACGGCGACGAGGACGTGGTCGTCCCCGACGTGGTGCACCAGGGCGACCAGGTGCTGGTGACCGACTGGATCGAGGGGACCCCGCTGTCGGAGGTGATAGCCGACGGCACCCCGGAGGAACGCGACCGCGCAGGACAGCTGCTGGCCCGGTTCCTCTTCTCCGGCCCCGCGCGCACCGGGCTGCTGCACGCCGATCCGCACCCGGGCAACTTCCGGCTGATCTCGGGGGCGGACGGCCGGACGCGGCTGGGCGTACTGGACTTCGGGACGGTGGACCGGCTGCCGGGCGGCTGGCCCAAGCCCATCGGCCGGTCGCTGCGGATGGCGCTGGACGGTGACGCCGAGGGGGTCTACGGGCACCTGCGTACGGAGGGGTTCGTACGCGAGTCCATCGAGCTGGAAGCCGATGCGGTGCTCGACTACCTGCGGCCGATGCTCGAACCGGCGGAGGCCGAGGAGTTCACCTTCACCCGGACCTGGCTGCGCGGCCAGGCCGCGCGGATCGCCGACCCCCGCTCCCCCGCGCACCAGTTGGGCCGGCAGATCAATCTGCCGCCCTCCTACCTGCTGATCCACCGGGTGACGCTGAGCACCATAGGGGTGCTGTGCCAGCTGGGCGCGACGGTCAGGCTCCGCGAGGAACTCGACTCCTGGCTGCCGGGGTTCCTGCCCGAAGAGGGCTGAGCCGGAGGGTGGCGGGCGGTCCCGGGCGGGCGCTCACCACCAGGCGGAGTCGAGGCGGCCTTCGATGGCGCGGAGGTTCGCACGCGCGCAGTCGACGCAGAAGTACTGTCTGGTCCCGTTCTCCACGGAGCAGGTCCAGGTGGGCGGGGCGCCGGCCGGGGACTGGGCGCCGCAGCGCGCGCAGACGACGGACGGGGCCTCGGTTCCCGGCGGTGCCGGGCGGGGAGTCGGCTGGTCCACCTCCAGACGATATCCCCGAGGGGCCGGTGTGCGGTCCGCAACGCACCGGAGGGACCGGCCCGTTCGGGCCGGTCCCTCCGGTGATTTCCTTCGAGCCGTCTACGGCTCTCTCTTAGTGCATGACGGCCATGGCCAGCGCGCGCCGGGCG is a window encoding:
- a CDS encoding AIM24 family protein translates to MQSSLFAHAEAQTQERYAVQNPQLLRVSLSGSDDVLARKGAMVAYQGIIDFDGEYQSTTQRNARARTGEGLDLMRCSGQGTVYLANLAQYVHVVDVDQDGLTVDSSYVLALDSTLHTEAIAVDSQYGISGSGKYQLNITGRGKVALMTSGQPLMMQVTPDKYVNADADAIVAWSTSLRVQMQAQTHSTGVWRRRGNTGEGWELSFLGTGFALVQPSEALPPQNAQIGQGAAAQFGMGQHGAHAQNQNNAWN
- a CDS encoding AIM24 family protein — translated: MNQQLAGYAPTPVTARMENHGRAMLKVAMQSGQDLFARTGSMVAYEGFVQYEPNPPAVRQMASQWLTGEGAPLMKASGDGLLYLADYGADVVVINLNNDSLSVNGTNLLAFDAHLQWGVERVKGMAKFAGQGLFNVSVAGTGWVAITSRGTPIVVDCGRGEDETYVDPDALVAWSPNLKVKGKRSFKASSMIGRGSGEAYQMAFSGQGIVVVQPSEDSTDRLRARG
- a CDS encoding TerD family protein; this encodes MAREFQRGHKAKISDLTAGTDLYVGVQIAGPGLAIDISCFGLDANEQLSDDRYFVFFNQPKSPEESIQQLGAQAGDTESFRVTLDRIPANIHKLSFAASIDGAGQMSQIGPGYIRVVAGGEEVVRYSFSGSEFSTERALMIGDFYLKDVWRFAAVGQGFDGGLAALLQNFGGEVAEEEQPAPQAQAPAGAPGFAPPPQAAAPAPSFGAPVQAQPPAPAPSFGAPPQAPAPAQAPAPAQAPAPAPYQQPVHAAPTMAAPMGAPLAPAAPAPYGQVPPPAPAPAPYGQQPQPSYGQVPGQQQPPYGQQPPGFGQQPQGYGQPPQAVPAAGAGLAAALQPYKEAPTGARWTPQNQQLMRVDLAMGGQAVLARQGSMVLYQGKVDFSYKGAGFAGRVVGNATGQEMQLMRCSGRGQIFLAENGAHLHAIELQGDGICVSAENVLAFDESLQHEIRRIEGHGIPGGALFTMQFQGTGTVIVKTHGVPVVLPVTPTTFADSNAIVAWSSAAQVIISSQVRLRRNAYPGHSGETVNLQFRGAPGNFIVVQPYEV
- a CDS encoding M48 family metallopeptidase — protein: MSADPPKRAVEVRRSARRRRTVSAYREGDRTVVLIPARMSEAEEQRWVGVMLDKLAAQESKRTFGDAELAERAERLSEQYFGGRARPRTVRWVTNQNTRWGSCTPAEGSIRLSHRIQGMPEYVVDYVLLHELAHLLVPGHGPGFWELLEAYPRTERARGYLEGVVAAERLPKVPAAREE
- a CDS encoding ThiF family adenylyltransferase, whose translation is MYPKVKPALARAWRDLQTVQFGVTPAHAVVLGPVDTATGSLLDLIDGTRGMELLRSEGKTMGLPDGRVDEVVRRLAAAGLLDDATAGGPRAQAVRDRPEALERLGPDLGSLSLVRPRPGGDLQGVAARRVIRVQVRGSGRVGAVIASVLAGAGIGRVEVLDGGRTQPADVAPGGLGPGSVGRLRAEAARTAVREAAPGRGPRTGESEGPEPGLALVVVAPRDGLQSWAPDPQTAADWVGTGTPHLYAGVLEGTGLVGPLVLPGATACAGCMERDRIDRDPAWPRMLVQWRSAHRRRTAAACDLGLSTAVAGLAAAHALSFLDGELPASTATRWEAALPSLHWESTPVHPHPDCPCEAAKVPAGQGVGT
- a CDS encoding tetratricopeptide repeat protein, with product MAGRGPSRQELIRRRRSGGFIGRQSEVNAFRDALRQPPEEAAQFLFHVRGPAGVGKSTLVRHLETIAREGAAVTAYADESVADVVETMEVISAQFAQQGLVLKGFDKLLATYRQRRHEADAGALAAVAGTDPAAGGAPPPSPSSVVASQLGLVGLGMIPGVGAFTGAVDPNQVAAGADRVKALLSSRLRNHGDVELVLSPLDALTPVFLEELAEVARKHPWIVLFFDTYERTGPMLDTWLRDVLGSERHGEFPANVLVVLAGQSKLTARTWEDWHDLVTDWPLEIFTETEARRLLTGKGVTDERVVEVILRLSGRLPVLVSTLAETQPGTVEEVEEIGDPSGTAVERFLKWVPDPARRAAALACAFPQELDEDVYRSAVEEEAAELFGWLRSMPFVTDRSGHCRYHEVVRGAMLRLQRRQSPIRWEQLHTRLADAFRRRRERLESAPTPSEGWWSDETWRGHRLQEAYHRLCADPRTALPPMLRDLVDAYDHGITTLRRWTTTLAAAARDTDSPALTRWSQDLGTALDQPAPANAAMTLLLTRAGLATEGRALALTLRGRDHRRAEEYAQALTDYTDAITVNPQAERAYFGRALTHMLTSSGDAAIADYTRAIELDPSRVSSLVNRGMLHHWADSFEAALADFDLALALLPEDPTVLRRRGITYQSMARYEESLADFTWALAGQPADRASILSERAVTLESMGRHEEAFDDYRQAIELSPDDGWVFIRRGIALRKLERHEEALADLTRAVQLRPGDAWTLTLKADAHRKLGQHEDALADYTRAVELDPGSGWAHTGRGEVFLSLERYDEALNEFGHAIAHEPDLPLTFLARAMTWVRLGRFELALADYDRLQETSHERGWGIRRRGDCHRMLGAYGEALADYDRAVELLPASASTLTARGLLHRLLSHYDEALADLARSIELDPDDAWTHYEMAVVKTALRHPDRDHHLTRVVELRSSPDAEVPGVLEADSLLLAHCLWPHWEQAEQRLAEFLAETPAPGQLSALVINLRSLAPVIPSAGPRIERFCRIVEETA
- a CDS encoding AarF/ABC1/UbiB kinase family protein, translated to MSDLPRKAVTRTVKLAALPLGIAGRATWGLGKRIGGKSAEIVARELQQRTAEQLFRVLGELKGGAMKFGQALSVFESALPEEVAGPYRAALTKLQEAAPPLPAATVHQVLSERLGADWRDLFEEFEDKPAAAASIGQVHRAVWHDGRQVAVKVQYPGAGEALLSDLKQLSRFAGLLGPLIPGMDIKPLIKELRDRVSEELDYELEAEAQRTHADAFDGDEDVVVPDVVHQGDQVLVTDWIEGTPLSEVIADGTPEERDRAGQLLARFLFSGPARTGLLHADPHPGNFRLISGADGRTRLGVLDFGTVDRLPGGWPKPIGRSLRMALDGDAEGVYGHLRTEGFVRESIELEADAVLDYLRPMLEPAEAEEFTFTRTWLRGQAARIADPRSPAHQLGRQINLPPSYLLIHRVTLSTIGVLCQLGATVRLREELDSWLPGFLPEEG